A single window of Bordetella genomosp. 11 DNA harbors:
- the holA gene encoding DNA polymerase III subunit delta — protein sequence MAQSLDAERFADHLRRAGAQLAPLYTISGDEPLLVTEAMDSLRAAARAAGYTERTSLVMDARSDWSAVVAATQTVSLFGDRRLLELKIPTGKPGKAGGDMLARLAEQADSGGDPDTIIAIGLPRLDKATRESRWMTALARGTVVDIPNIERARLPAWIGERLARQNQRADAATLQWMADKVEGNLLAAHQEIQKLGLLYPEGALDAEAVERAVLNVARYDVFGLRDAMLAGDVGRTVRMLDGLRAEGEALPLVLWAVGEEIRILARVAQARASGQDSGAVMRRLRIFGAHERLALQALSRVPAGAWPAAVQHAHDVDRIIKGLSVPGRLSDPWEEMTRLALRVAAAGRRQA from the coding sequence ATGGCGCAATCCCTGGACGCCGAACGCTTCGCCGACCATTTGCGGCGCGCCGGTGCGCAACTTGCCCCGCTGTACACGATCAGCGGCGACGAACCCCTGCTCGTCACCGAAGCGATGGACAGCCTGCGCGCGGCGGCGCGCGCCGCCGGCTACACCGAGCGCACTTCGCTGGTCATGGACGCGCGCAGCGACTGGAGCGCGGTCGTCGCCGCCACCCAGACCGTTTCGCTATTCGGCGACCGCAGGCTGCTGGAACTGAAGATCCCGACCGGCAAGCCAGGCAAGGCCGGCGGCGATATGCTGGCCAGGCTGGCCGAACAGGCCGACAGCGGCGGCGACCCCGACACCATCATTGCCATCGGCCTGCCCCGCCTGGACAAGGCCACCCGCGAAAGCCGCTGGATGACCGCCCTGGCGCGGGGCACCGTGGTGGATATCCCGAACATCGAACGCGCGCGCCTGCCGGCCTGGATCGGCGAGCGGCTGGCGCGCCAGAACCAGCGCGCCGATGCCGCGACGCTGCAGTGGATGGCGGACAAGGTCGAGGGCAACCTGCTTGCCGCGCACCAGGAAATACAAAAGCTGGGTCTGCTGTACCCCGAAGGCGCCCTGGATGCCGAAGCCGTCGAACGCGCGGTGCTGAACGTCGCGCGCTACGACGTGTTCGGCCTGCGCGATGCCATGCTGGCCGGCGACGTGGGGCGCACGGTACGCATGCTGGACGGCCTGCGCGCGGAAGGCGAAGCGCTGCCCCTGGTGCTCTGGGCGGTGGGCGAGGAAATCCGCATCCTGGCCCGCGTCGCCCAGGCGCGCGCCAGCGGCCAGGACAGCGGCGCGGTCATGCGGCGCCTGCGCATTTTCGGCGCCCATGAGCGCCTTGCATTGCAGGCCCTGTCACGCGTGCCTGCCGGCGCATGGCCGGCTGCCGTCCAGCACGCGCACGACGTGGACCGCATCATCAAGGGACTGTCCGTGCCCGGCAGGCTATCCGACCCCTGGGAAGAGATGACGCGTCTGGCACTGCGGGTAGCGGCGGCGGGCCGGCGCCAGGCCTGA
- a CDS encoding LPS-assembly lipoprotein LptE: MNFARLGNRPVGTRERGRGWALRVAGLATLMLLSACGFQMRGTTPLPFDSLYVGIPQNSRFGAEVRRAIAAASPETQLLDTPKDAEAQLQQIRNSRSMREVSLNAQGKVEEYELGLVFTFRVIDAKGRALLPDTTLEAYREMPYNDQVVQAKEGQAESLYRNMEQSLVSRIVRRLTAPDVRLAMQKAQSAKPGEDVGPVYSTTPPPQNNRQPWNRPNITNGPPSLDEDTSY, from the coding sequence ATGAATTTCGCCAGGCTAGGGAATCGCCCGGTGGGCACACGGGAACGCGGCCGGGGATGGGCGCTGCGCGTCGCCGGCCTGGCAACGCTCATGCTGCTGTCCGCCTGCGGTTTCCAGATGCGGGGTACCACCCCGCTACCTTTCGACTCCCTGTATGTCGGCATTCCGCAGAATTCCCGGTTCGGCGCCGAAGTGCGGCGGGCGATCGCCGCGGCATCGCCCGAGACGCAGCTGCTCGATACCCCCAAGGACGCCGAAGCGCAGCTGCAGCAGATCCGCAATTCGCGTTCGATGCGCGAGGTATCGCTCAATGCCCAGGGCAAGGTCGAGGAATACGAACTGGGACTGGTCTTCACGTTCCGCGTGATCGACGCCAAGGGCCGGGCCCTGCTGCCGGACACCACGCTCGAAGCCTATCGGGAAATGCCTTACAACGACCAGGTCGTGCAGGCCAAGGAAGGCCAGGCAGAAAGCCTGTACCGCAACATGGAACAGAGCCTGGTCAGCCGCATCGTGCGGCGCCTGACCGCCCCGGACGTGCGCCTGGCGATGCAAAAGGCGCAATCGGCCAAGCCCGGAGAGGACGTGGGCCCGGTGTACAGCACCACGCCCCCGCCGCAGAACAACCGGCAGCCGTGGAACCGCCCGAACATCACCAACGGCCCGCCCAGCCTCGACGAAGATACTTCCTACTGA
- a CDS encoding glutamate-5-semialdehyde dehydrogenase — protein sequence MSTQTVQEAMITLGVNARRAAREIMRASGVAKVRALHAMADAVEANRGALKDANRQDLDAARENGLTAALLDRLALSDRTLDLMADGLRQVAALPDPVGSTGPTTVRPNGMRVAQMRVPLGVIGIIYESRPNVTIDAAALCLKSGNAAILRGGSEALRSNLALAAIVRQGLDAAGLPPHAVQVVDTTDRAAVGELITMTEHIDVIVPRGGKSLIQRISAEARVPVIKHLDGNCHVYIDAAADPEKAHAIAFNAKTYRYGVCGSMETLLVHAAVAAAILPRLADALIAHGVELRGCARTRDLVPAAKPATDADWAEEYLGPILAIRIVDSLDEAIDHIGRWGSGHTDAIVTENLGAARRFQREVDSSSVYVNLPTVFADGYEYGLGSEIGISTNRLHARGPVGLEGLTTYKWVLTGEGQLRG from the coding sequence ATGTCCACGCAGACCGTACAAGAAGCCATGATCACCCTGGGCGTGAATGCCCGCCGAGCGGCGCGCGAGATCATGCGCGCCAGCGGTGTGGCGAAGGTCCGCGCCCTTCATGCCATGGCCGATGCCGTCGAGGCCAATCGCGGTGCCCTCAAGGACGCCAACCGGCAGGACCTGGACGCCGCGCGCGAAAACGGCCTGACGGCGGCCCTGCTGGATCGCCTGGCACTGTCCGACCGGACGCTGGATCTGATGGCGGACGGCCTGCGCCAGGTCGCCGCCCTGCCCGACCCTGTCGGCAGCACCGGCCCGACGACCGTGCGGCCCAACGGCATGCGCGTGGCGCAGATGCGAGTCCCGCTGGGCGTCATCGGCATCATCTACGAGTCGCGACCCAACGTCACGATCGATGCGGCGGCCCTCTGCCTGAAGTCCGGCAATGCCGCCATCCTGCGCGGTGGCAGCGAAGCGCTGCGATCCAATCTCGCGCTGGCGGCCATCGTGCGCCAGGGCCTGGACGCCGCCGGCCTGCCGCCCCATGCGGTACAGGTGGTCGACACGACCGACCGCGCCGCCGTCGGCGAGCTCATCACCATGACGGAACACATCGACGTCATCGTGCCGCGCGGCGGCAAAAGCCTGATCCAGCGCATCAGCGCGGAAGCCCGCGTCCCGGTCATCAAGCATCTGGACGGCAACTGCCACGTCTATATCGATGCCGCGGCGGATCCCGAAAAAGCCCACGCCATCGCGTTCAATGCCAAGACGTACCGCTACGGCGTGTGCGGCTCGATGGAAACGCTGCTGGTGCACGCGGCCGTCGCCGCCGCCATCCTGCCGCGCCTGGCCGATGCGCTGATCGCCCACGGCGTTGAACTGCGCGGTTGCGCGCGCACCCGGGATCTCGTGCCGGCCGCCAAGCCGGCAACGGATGCGGACTGGGCGGAGGAATATCTCGGCCCCATCCTGGCCATCCGTATCGTGGACTCGCTGGACGAGGCCATCGATCACATCGGCCGCTGGGGTTCCGGGCATACGGACGCCATCGTCACCGAAAACCTCGGCGCGGCCCGCCGCTTCCAGCGCGAAGTGGACTCCAGCTCGGTCTACGTCAACCTGCCCACGGTATTCGCGGATGGCTATGAATACGGGTTGGGCTCGGAAATCGGCATCTCCACGAACCGCCTGCACGCGCGCGGTCCGGTGGGACTGGAAGGGCTGACCACGTACAAATGGGTGCTGACGGGCGAAGGACAGCTTCGCGGTTGA
- a CDS encoding THUMP domain-containing protein codes for MSADDSDRPRKTLTLSKRPAGATPGAKPGARTRSGARARLVALQEKQREKSRAEEPSPPPRRQRDAAEDGPRTPRRASSAAGSERSPSRRPPASTDAAPRQPRSREAGTLPPRPARQRDARQTVTNTAPEMAAEDTFHATRAEAPRDRHDGDPRFAAHTEQPRMRARNTGTRKAERFQVFASCPQGLEEVLTIELQALGYEDARAGRAGAHFSADWEGVQRANLYSRLAARILVQVAQGPVQDENDLLDLAYATPWERWFGAEQSLRVDTSAIKSPMRSLQYCNLRVKDGICDRLLDREGARPDIDTVRPDARVHAFLTADTATLYLDTSGESLFKRGWRLDKGEAPLRENLAAGMLALAGWDPAAPLLDPFCGSGTILIEAAWIALGVPPGIARPFSFERLRDHDERRWHDMKDDARAHIQPRLDTPLFGYDVDPAAIEHARRNAERAWLTDNAIQFEVGDARALHAPAHQGWIVTNPPYGERMPAGQDETLWREWAACLKREFAGWQVHAISSDMTLPQKMRLKPLRRIPLHNGPLDCRLFGFEVVSKSYRDKPADRNGAHGGRDADDAHAPSDMDEMDDEKGE; via the coding sequence ATGTCCGCCGACGACTCCGACCGCCCCCGCAAAACGCTTACGCTGTCCAAGCGCCCCGCCGGCGCCACGCCCGGCGCAAAGCCGGGAGCGCGCACACGCAGCGGCGCCCGGGCAAGGCTGGTGGCCTTGCAGGAAAAGCAGCGGGAAAAATCGCGGGCGGAAGAGCCTTCCCCGCCGCCGCGTCGCCAGCGCGACGCCGCCGAGGACGGCCCGCGCACGCCGCGGCGTGCCTCCTCCGCGGCCGGGTCAGAGCGCAGTCCATCCCGGCGCCCGCCGGCGTCGACGGACGCCGCGCCGCGCCAGCCGCGGTCGCGCGAAGCCGGTACGCTGCCGCCCCGGCCCGCCCGGCAACGAGACGCCAGGCAAACGGTTACGAACACCGCGCCAGAGATGGCGGCGGAAGATACCTTCCACGCGACGCGCGCCGAGGCGCCACGGGACCGCCACGATGGCGATCCGCGTTTCGCGGCGCACACGGAGCAGCCGCGCATGCGCGCGCGGAATACCGGCACGCGCAAGGCGGAGCGGTTCCAGGTTTTCGCATCCTGCCCCCAAGGCCTGGAAGAAGTGCTCACCATCGAACTGCAGGCGTTGGGCTACGAAGACGCGCGCGCCGGCCGGGCAGGCGCGCACTTCAGCGCCGACTGGGAAGGCGTGCAGCGCGCCAACCTCTACTCGCGTCTGGCCGCGCGGATCCTCGTACAGGTGGCGCAGGGGCCGGTGCAGGACGAGAACGATCTGCTGGACCTGGCGTACGCCACACCCTGGGAACGCTGGTTCGGCGCCGAACAAAGCCTGCGCGTGGACACCTCGGCGATCAAAAGTCCCATGCGCAGCCTGCAGTACTGCAATCTGCGCGTGAAGGACGGCATCTGCGACCGCCTGCTGGACCGCGAAGGCGCGCGGCCCGATATCGATACGGTGCGCCCCGACGCACGCGTGCACGCTTTCCTGACCGCCGATACCGCGACCCTGTATCTCGATACCAGTGGCGAATCGCTGTTCAAGCGCGGATGGCGCCTGGACAAAGGCGAAGCGCCGCTGCGCGAAAACCTGGCGGCGGGCATGCTGGCCCTGGCCGGCTGGGATCCCGCCGCGCCCCTGCTGGACCCTTTCTGCGGCAGCGGCACCATCCTGATCGAAGCCGCATGGATCGCGCTGGGCGTACCGCCGGGCATCGCGCGGCCCTTTTCCTTCGAACGCCTGCGCGACCACGACGAGCGCCGCTGGCACGACATGAAAGACGATGCGCGCGCGCATATCCAACCCAGGCTGGATACGCCGCTGTTCGGCTACGACGTCGATCCCGCCGCGATCGAGCATGCACGCCGCAATGCCGAACGGGCATGGCTGACCGACAACGCCATCCAGTTCGAAGTCGGCGACGCCCGCGCCTTGCATGCGCCGGCGCACCAGGGCTGGATCGTCACCAACCCGCCTTACGGCGAACGGATGCCGGCTGGCCAGGATGAAACCCTGTGGCGCGAGTGGGCGGCCTGCCTCAAGCGGGAATTCGCGGGTTGGCAGGTCCATGCCATTTCCAGCGACATGACGCTGCCGCAGAAGATGCGCCTGAAGCCGCTGCGCCGTATTCCGCTGCACAACGGCCCCCTGGACTGCCGCCTGTTCGGCTTCGAGGTCGTCAGCAAAAGCTATCGCGACAAACCGGCGGACCGCAACGGTGCGCATGGCGGCCGGGATGCGGACGACGCGCATGCGCCTTCCGACATGGACGAGATGGACGACGAAAAGGGCGAATAA
- the leuS gene encoding leucine--tRNA ligase, producing MQERYNPNAVEAAAQDVWRRNDVYRVSEHARNASGAEKPKFYACSMLPYPSGKLHMGHVRNYTINDMMARQLRMRGYNVLMPMGWDAFGMPAENAAIKSKVPPAKWTYDNIAYMKKQMQAMGLAIDWSREMSACDPAYYKWNQWLFLKMLEKGIAYRKTQVVNWDPVDQTVLANEQVIDGRGWRSGALVEKREIPGYYLRITDYAEELLEQVKTGLPGWPERVRLMQENWIGKSEGVRFAFLHDIRDESGQKVQDGKLYVFTTRADTIMGVTFCAVAPEHPLATLAARGNPQLAEFIERCKLGGTTEAELATREKEGLPTGLTVTHPLTGKPVDVWVGNYVLMSYGDGAVMGVPAHDERDFAFARKYNLEIRQVVDVPGKTYSTDAWQEWYGDKQSGRLIHSGKYDGLTSKEAVDAIAADLAALGIGEKQTTWRLRDWGISRQRYWGTPIPIIHCADCGPVPVPEKDLPVVLPEDLIPDGSGNPLAKNEAFLSCTCPTCGKPARRETDTMDTFVDSAWYFMRYTSPGNNDAMVDSRNDYWMPMDQYIGGIEHAVLHLLYARFWTKVMRDLNMLKFDEPFTRLLCQGMVLNHIYSRKTEHGGIEYFWPDEVENVYDAKGAIVGARRKSDGSEVSYGGVGTMSKSKNNGVDPQSLIDTLGADTARLFVMFASPPEQTLEWSDSGVEGANRFLRRLWSHGWAQRESVAAGLAARGVDWQAAPAAAKDLRREIHILLKQADYDYERIQYNTVVSACMKMLNAIENADLPADAAADAARAESLGILLRVLYPVVPHISWHLWNDLGFADLYGDLLDAPWPEVDEAALVADEVELMLQVNGKLRGALRVSAQATREQIESLAAAHEAVGRFLEGRPPKRVIVVPGKLVNVVG from the coding sequence ATGCAGGAACGCTACAACCCCAATGCCGTCGAAGCCGCCGCCCAGGACGTCTGGCGCCGCAATGACGTCTATCGTGTCAGCGAGCACGCCCGCAATGCCAGCGGCGCCGAAAAGCCGAAGTTCTACGCGTGCTCCATGCTGCCCTACCCCAGCGGCAAACTGCATATGGGCCATGTCCGCAACTACACCATCAACGACATGATGGCGCGCCAGCTGCGCATGCGCGGATACAACGTGCTGATGCCCATGGGCTGGGATGCCTTCGGCATGCCCGCGGAAAACGCCGCCATCAAATCCAAGGTGCCGCCGGCGAAGTGGACCTACGACAACATTGCCTACATGAAGAAGCAGATGCAGGCGATGGGACTGGCGATCGACTGGTCGCGCGAGATGAGCGCCTGCGATCCGGCTTACTACAAATGGAACCAATGGCTGTTCCTGAAGATGCTGGAAAAAGGGATTGCCTACCGCAAGACCCAGGTCGTGAACTGGGATCCGGTGGACCAGACCGTGCTGGCCAACGAACAGGTCATCGACGGCCGCGGCTGGCGGTCGGGCGCGCTCGTCGAAAAGCGCGAAATCCCGGGCTATTACCTGCGCATTACGGATTACGCGGAAGAACTGCTCGAGCAGGTCAAGACCGGCCTTCCCGGCTGGCCGGAACGCGTACGCCTGATGCAGGAAAACTGGATCGGCAAGAGCGAGGGCGTGCGTTTCGCCTTCCTGCACGACATCCGGGACGAATCCGGGCAAAAGGTCCAGGACGGCAAGCTTTACGTCTTCACGACGCGCGCCGACACGATCATGGGTGTTACTTTCTGCGCCGTCGCGCCGGAACACCCGTTGGCCACGCTGGCCGCGCGCGGCAACCCGCAGTTGGCCGAATTCATCGAAAGGTGCAAGCTGGGCGGCACCACCGAAGCCGAATTGGCGACGCGCGAAAAAGAAGGCCTGCCGACGGGATTGACCGTTACCCATCCCTTGACCGGCAAGCCGGTCGACGTCTGGGTCGGCAATTACGTCCTCATGAGCTACGGCGACGGCGCGGTCATGGGTGTGCCCGCGCATGACGAGCGCGATTTCGCCTTCGCGCGCAAATACAACCTGGAGATCCGCCAGGTCGTGGACGTGCCGGGCAAGACCTATTCCACCGACGCCTGGCAGGAATGGTATGGCGACAAGCAGAGCGGCCGTCTGATCCACTCCGGAAAGTACGACGGCCTGACCAGCAAGGAAGCGGTGGATGCCATCGCGGCCGATCTGGCGGCCCTGGGCATAGGCGAAAAGCAGACCACCTGGCGGCTGCGCGACTGGGGCATTTCGCGCCAACGCTACTGGGGCACGCCCATCCCCATCATCCATTGCGCCGACTGCGGCCCCGTACCCGTCCCGGAAAAAGACCTGCCGGTGGTGCTGCCCGAAGACCTGATCCCGGATGGCTCGGGCAACCCGCTGGCAAAGAACGAAGCTTTCCTGTCCTGCACCTGCCCCACCTGCGGCAAGCCGGCGCGGCGCGAGACGGACACGATGGATACCTTCGTCGATTCCGCCTGGTATTTCATGCGCTATACGTCGCCGGGCAACAACGACGCCATGGTCGATAGCCGCAACGATTACTGGATGCCCATGGACCAGTACATCGGCGGGATCGAACATGCGGTGCTGCACCTGCTGTACGCCCGCTTCTGGACCAAGGTCATGCGCGACCTGAACATGCTGAAGTTCGACGAGCCGTTCACGCGCCTGCTGTGCCAGGGCATGGTGCTGAACCACATCTATTCGCGCAAGACCGAACACGGCGGGATCGAATACTTCTGGCCCGACGAGGTCGAAAACGTCTACGACGCCAAGGGCGCCATCGTGGGCGCGCGGCGCAAGTCCGACGGCAGCGAAGTGAGCTACGGCGGCGTCGGCACCATGTCGAAGTCCAAGAACAACGGCGTGGATCCGCAATCGCTGATCGATACGCTCGGCGCCGATACCGCCCGCCTGTTCGTCATGTTTGCCAGCCCGCCGGAACAGACGCTGGAATGGTCGGACTCGGGCGTCGAAGGCGCCAATCGCTTCCTGCGCCGGCTGTGGTCGCACGGCTGGGCGCAACGCGAATCGGTAGCGGCCGGGCTGGCGGCGCGCGGGGTGGACTGGCAGGCGGCCCCGGCCGCCGCCAAGGATCTGCGCCGCGAGATCCACATCCTGCTCAAGCAGGCCGACTACGACTACGAACGCATCCAGTACAACACGGTGGTATCGGCCTGCATGAAAATGCTGAACGCCATCGAAAACGCCGACCTGCCCGCCGACGCCGCCGCGGACGCCGCGCGCGCCGAAAGCCTGGGCATCCTGTTGCGTGTGCTGTACCCCGTGGTGCCGCACATCTCATGGCATTTGTGGAACGACCTGGGTTTTGCGGACCTGTACGGCGACCTGCTGGATGCGCCATGGCCGGAGGTCGACGAAGCCGCGCTGGTGGCCGACGAGGTCGAACTGATGCTGCAGGTCAACGGCAAGCTGCGCGGCGCGCTGCGGGTATCCGCGCAGGCCACGCGCGAACAGATCGAGAGCCTGGCCGCCGCGCACGAGGCCGTGGGCCGCTTTCTTGAAGGCCGGCCGCCGAAACGGGTTATCGTGGTGCCCGGCAAACTGGTCAACGTCGTAGGTTAA
- a CDS encoding KGG domain-containing protein — MTDNQDQKERRKPRGFAAMGPEFQREIAAQGGRAAHRLGKAHRFTSQEARAAATKRHAARQAQPAGSPESPAAATDPAKDR, encoded by the coding sequence ATGACCGACAACCAGGATCAAAAGGAGCGGCGCAAGCCGCGTGGTTTCGCCGCGATGGGGCCGGAGTTCCAGCGTGAAATCGCCGCGCAGGGCGGCAGGGCCGCCCATCGTTTGGGCAAGGCGCATCGCTTTACTTCCCAGGAAGCGCGGGCGGCGGCCACCAAACGGCATGCGGCCCGCCAGGCGCAACCCGCCGGTTCGCCCGAGTCGCCCGCAGCGGCGACGGATCCGGCCAAGGACCGTTAA
- a CDS encoding CopD family protein, with product MLWIKTLHIVFIAAWFAGLFYLPRIYVNLAQHDEPAVRTVLLGMARRLFRFTTLLAVIAIIFGLWLYIGYGIGMGPGNGWMHAKLFFVLLIIGYHHACGVMLRKFEQGRNTRTHTFYRWFNEISVLLLFIVVALVVVKPF from the coding sequence ATGCTCTGGATCAAGACCCTGCACATCGTGTTTATCGCCGCCTGGTTCGCGGGCCTGTTTTATCTGCCGCGCATCTATGTGAATCTGGCCCAGCACGATGAACCCGCGGTGCGCACGGTACTGCTGGGCATGGCGCGGCGCCTGTTCCGCTTCACTACCCTGCTGGCCGTCATCGCGATCATTTTCGGGCTCTGGCTTTATATCGGCTACGGTATCGGCATGGGCCCGGGCAACGGCTGGATGCATGCGAAGCTGTTCTTCGTGCTCTTGATCATCGGCTACCATCACGCCTGTGGCGTCATGCTGCGCAAGTTCGAGCAGGGACGCAACACGCGCACCCATACTTTCTACCGCTGGTTCAACGAAATCTCGGTGCTGCTGCTGTTCATCGTGGTGGCGCTGGTGGTCGTCAAGCCCTTCTAG